The Camelina sativa cultivar DH55 chromosome 14, Cs, whole genome shotgun sequence genome includes a window with the following:
- the LOC104741938 gene encoding probable beta-1,3-galactosyltransferase 8 isoform X1, producing the protein MRAKAASGKAIIVLCLASFLAGSLFMSRTLSRSYIFEKEDHHLTKHLSTKHLEIQKDCDEHKRKLIESKSRDIIGEVSKTHQAVKSLERTMSTLDMELAAARTSDRSSDFWSERSAKNQSLQKVFAVIGINTAFSSKKRRDSVRQTWMPTGEKLKKIEKEKGIVVRFVIGHSATPGGVLDKAIDEEDSEYKDFLRLKHIEGYHQLSTKTRLYFSTATAMYDAEFYVKVDDDVHVNLGMLVTTLARYQSRPRIYIGCMKSGPVLSQKGVKYHEPEFWKFGEEGNKYFRHATGQIYAISKDLAAYISTNQGILHRYANEDVSLGAWMLGLEVEHVDERSMCCGTPPDCQWKAQAGNVCAASFDWSCSGICKSVDRMARVHRACAEGDTPLANFRFLY; encoded by the exons ATGAGGGCTAAAGCTGCTTCAGGGAAAGCCATAATAGTGTTGTGTCTTGCTAGCTTTCTTGCAGGCTCACTGTTCATGAGTCGAACTTTGAGTCGCTCTTACATATTTGAAAAAGAGGATCACCATCTCACAAAGCATCTGTCTACTAAACATTTAGAGATTCAAAAGGACTGCGATGAACATAAACGC AAGTTAATAGAAAGCAAATCCAGAGACATAATAGGAGAAGTATCGAAAACCCACCAAGCAGTAAA ATCATTGGAGAGAACAATGTCAACGTTGGATATGGAGTTAGCAGCAGCACGTACCAGCGATAGAAGCAGTGACTTCTGGAGCGAACGGTCAGCAAAAAACCAGAGTCTACAAAAAGTGTTTGCAGTGATAGGCATCAACACAGCTTTCAGCAGCAAGAAAAGACGAGACTCGGTGAGGCAAACATGGATGCCAACAGGCGAGAAGCTAAAAAAAATCGAGAAAGAGAAAGGGATTGTTGTAAG GTTTGTGATAGGACACAGTGCAACACCAGGGGGAGTGCTAGACAAagccattgatgaagaagattcagagtATAAAGATTTTTTGAGACTAAAACACATTGAAGGATATCACCAACTCTCAACAAAGACAAGACTATACTTCTCAACAGCAACTGCAATGTATGACGCAGAGTTCTATGTAAAAGTGGACGATGATGTTCATGTCAATTTAGGTATGCTTGTTACAACACTTGCGAGATATCAATCAAGACCGAGGATATACATTGGATGCATGAAGTCTGGTCCTGTTCTTTCACAAAA GGGAGTAAAGTATCATGAGCCAGAGTTTTGGAAATTTGGAGAAGAGGGCAACAAGTACTTTAGGCATGCGACTGGACAGATTTATGCAATCTCAAAGGACTTAGCTGCATATATCTCCACTAACCA GGGAATACTGCACCGGTACGCGAACGAGGATGTGTCGTTAGGAGCGTGGATGCTAGGGTTAGAAGTGGAGCATGTGGACGAGAGGTCAATGTGTTGCGGAACACCACCGGATTGTCAGTGGAAGGCACAAGCCGGAAACGTGTGTGCAGCGTCGTTCGATTGGTCTTGCAGTGGGATATGTAAGTCTGTTGATCGAATGGCTCGTGTACACCGAGCTTGCGCAGAAGGAGACACACCTCTCGCTAATTTTCGCTTTTTGTATTGA
- the LOC104741938 gene encoding probable beta-1,3-galactosyltransferase 8 isoform X2, giving the protein MRAKAASGKAIIVLCLASFLAGSLFMSRTLSRSYIFEKEDHHLTKHLSTKHLEIQKDCDEHKRLIESKSRDIIGEVSKTHQAVKSLERTMSTLDMELAAARTSDRSSDFWSERSAKNQSLQKVFAVIGINTAFSSKKRRDSVRQTWMPTGEKLKKIEKEKGIVVRFVIGHSATPGGVLDKAIDEEDSEYKDFLRLKHIEGYHQLSTKTRLYFSTATAMYDAEFYVKVDDDVHVNLGMLVTTLARYQSRPRIYIGCMKSGPVLSQKGVKYHEPEFWKFGEEGNKYFRHATGQIYAISKDLAAYISTNQGILHRYANEDVSLGAWMLGLEVEHVDERSMCCGTPPDCQWKAQAGNVCAASFDWSCSGICKSVDRMARVHRACAEGDTPLANFRFLY; this is encoded by the exons ATGAGGGCTAAAGCTGCTTCAGGGAAAGCCATAATAGTGTTGTGTCTTGCTAGCTTTCTTGCAGGCTCACTGTTCATGAGTCGAACTTTGAGTCGCTCTTACATATTTGAAAAAGAGGATCACCATCTCACAAAGCATCTGTCTACTAAACATTTAGAGATTCAAAAGGACTGCGATGAACATAAACGC TTAATAGAAAGCAAATCCAGAGACATAATAGGAGAAGTATCGAAAACCCACCAAGCAGTAAA ATCATTGGAGAGAACAATGTCAACGTTGGATATGGAGTTAGCAGCAGCACGTACCAGCGATAGAAGCAGTGACTTCTGGAGCGAACGGTCAGCAAAAAACCAGAGTCTACAAAAAGTGTTTGCAGTGATAGGCATCAACACAGCTTTCAGCAGCAAGAAAAGACGAGACTCGGTGAGGCAAACATGGATGCCAACAGGCGAGAAGCTAAAAAAAATCGAGAAAGAGAAAGGGATTGTTGTAAG GTTTGTGATAGGACACAGTGCAACACCAGGGGGAGTGCTAGACAAagccattgatgaagaagattcagagtATAAAGATTTTTTGAGACTAAAACACATTGAAGGATATCACCAACTCTCAACAAAGACAAGACTATACTTCTCAACAGCAACTGCAATGTATGACGCAGAGTTCTATGTAAAAGTGGACGATGATGTTCATGTCAATTTAGGTATGCTTGTTACAACACTTGCGAGATATCAATCAAGACCGAGGATATACATTGGATGCATGAAGTCTGGTCCTGTTCTTTCACAAAA GGGAGTAAAGTATCATGAGCCAGAGTTTTGGAAATTTGGAGAAGAGGGCAACAAGTACTTTAGGCATGCGACTGGACAGATTTATGCAATCTCAAAGGACTTAGCTGCATATATCTCCACTAACCA GGGAATACTGCACCGGTACGCGAACGAGGATGTGTCGTTAGGAGCGTGGATGCTAGGGTTAGAAGTGGAGCATGTGGACGAGAGGTCAATGTGTTGCGGAACACCACCGGATTGTCAGTGGAAGGCACAAGCCGGAAACGTGTGTGCAGCGTCGTTCGATTGGTCTTGCAGTGGGATATGTAAGTCTGTTGATCGAATGGCTCGTGTACACCGAGCTTGCGCAGAAGGAGACACACCTCTCGCTAATTTTCGCTTTTTGTATTGA
- the LOC104741936 gene encoding protein NRT1/ PTR FAMILY 4.4-like isoform X1 — translation MNETLYKYLLAPHLVYLSLCQLLLKQTLYLPFLDIIKEINIERAMDVRDQSEEAKRGLHMSEESSDDLCVDSRGRPCRPSKHGGTRAALFVLGLQAFEMMAIAAVGNNLITYVFNEMHFPLSKSANLVTNFIGTVFLLSLLGGFLSDSYLGSFRTMLVFGIIEIFGFILLAVQAHLPELRPPECDMKGTIHCLEANGYKAVTLYAALCLVALGSGCLKPNIISHGADQFQRKDLRKLSSFFNAAYFAFSMGQLIALTLLVWVQTYSGMDVGFGVSAAVMAAGLISLVAGTNFYRNKPSCGSIFTPIAQVFVAAITKRKQICPSNPNMLHQPSMDLVRVKPLLHTNKFRFLDKACIKTQGKVMESPWRLCTTEQVHQVKILLSVIPIFACTIIFNTILAQLQTFSVQQGSSMNTHITKTFQIPPASLQAIPYIILIFFVPLYETFFVPLARKVMGNDSGISPLQRIGAGLFLATFSMVAAALVEKKRRESFLEQNVTLSIFWIAPQFLIFGLSEMFTAVGLVEFFYKQSSQSMQSFLTALTYCSYSFGFYLSSVLVSAVNRVTSSNRSGTREGWLGDNDLNKDRLDHFYWLLASLSFINFFNYLFWSRWYSCDPSATHHSAEVNSLEDLENGENKDSTREKPRI, via the exons atgaaCGAGACATTATATAAGTACCTCCTCGCTCCCCACCTCGTTTATTTATCTTTGTGCCAACTCCTTCTAAAGCAGACCTTATATCTCCCTTTccttgacataattaaagaaattaacaTAGAAAGAGCTATGGATGTTCGTGATCAATCTGAAGAAGCTAAAAGAGGACTACACATGTCCGAGGAATCATCGGACGATCTTTGCGTTGATTCTCGAGGTCGACCATGCAGGCCAAGCAAGCATGGTGGTACAAGAGCTGCCCTCTTTGTTCTAG GTCTCCAAGCTTTTGAGATGATGGCGATCGCAGCTGTTGGAAACAACTTGATCACATACGTGTTCAATGAAATGCATTTCCCTTTGTCCAAATCCGCAAACCTCGTGACTAACTTCATAGGAACGGTGTTTCTTCTCTCGCTTCTTGGTGGCTTCCTCTCTGATTCCTACCTTGGAAGCTTTCGCACCATGCTCGTCTTTGGCATCATCGAAATTTTT GGTTTCATACTATTGGCAGTCCAAGCTCATCTCCCAGAGCTAAGACCACCAGAATGCGACATGAAGGGAACAATACATTGCTTAGAGGCAAATGGTTATAAAGCGGTCACTCTCTACGCCGCACTCTGTTTGGTGGCGTTAGGGAGTGGCTGTCTCAAACCGAACATCATCTCTCACGGTGCCGACCAGTTTCAAAGAAAGGATTTAAGGAAGCTATCGAGTTTCTTCAATGCGGCTTACTTCGCCTTCTCGATGGGTCAACTTATTGCACTCACACTCTTAGTTTGGGTGCAAACGTATTCTGGCATGGACGTTGGTTTTGGTGTCTCCGCGGCTGTTATGGCCGCGGGGTTGATCAGCCTTGTTGCTGGTACTAACTTTTATAGGAATAAACCATCATGTGGTAGCATCTTCACACCAATTGCTCAG GTCTTCGTAGCCGCCATCACTAAACGAAAACAGATTTGTCCTTCAAACCCAAACATGCTTCACCAACCTTCAATGGATCTTGTTCGTGTCAAACCTCTCCTTCATACTAATAAGTTCAG GTTTCTTGACAAGGCTTGTATCAAGACGCAAGGCAAAGTAATGGAGAGTCCATGGAGACTCTGCACAACCGAACAAGTCCATCAAGTCAAGATTCTGTTATCAGTCATACCGATATTCGCATGTACTATCATCTTCAACACCATCTTAGCTCAGCTTCAAACTTTCTCTGTTCAACAAGGAAGCTCTATGAACACACACATCACAAAGACTTTTCAAATCCCACCTGCTTCTCTTCAAGCCATCCCTTACatcattctcatcttcttcgtGCCTCTCTACGAAACGTTCTTCGTCCCACTCGCTAGAAAGGTCATGGGAAACGATTCCGGAATCTCTCCTCTTCAGAGAATCGGCGCTGGACTGTTCTTAGCAACGTTCTCGATGGTTGCAGCCGCAttagtggagaagaagagacgagaaTCGTTCTTGGAACAGAATGTAACGCTCTCGATCTTTTGGATCGCGCCTCAGTTTCTGATATTCGGTTTATCAGAGATGTTTACAGCCGTTGGATTAGTGGAGTTTTTCTACAAACAGTCTTCTCAGAGTATGCAATCTTTTCTCACAGCATTGACTTACTGTTCTTACTCTTTCGGGTTCTATCTTAGTTCTGTTCTTGTCTCGGCTGTGAACAGAGTTACTTCTAGTAATAGATCAGGGACGAGAGAAGGTTGGTTAGGAGATAACGACCTAAACAAAGATAGATTAGATCACTTTTACTGGCTCTTAGCTTCATTGAGTTTCATCAACTTCTTTAACTATCTTTTCTGGTCAAGATGGTACTCGTGTGATCCATCCGCGACACATCATAGCGCGGAAGTCAATAGCTTGGAGGATTTAGAAAATGGAGAAAATAAGGATTCCACGAGGGAGAAGCCTAGAATTTGA
- the LOC104741936 gene encoding protein NRT1/ PTR FAMILY 4.4-like isoform X2 gives MNETLYKYLLAPHLVYLSLCQLLLKQTLYLPFLDIIKEINIERAMDVRDQSEEAKRGLHMSEESSDDLCVDSRGRPCRPSKHGGTRAALFVLGLQAFEMMAIAAVGNNLITYVFNEMHFPLSKSANLVTNFIGTVFLLSLLGGFLSDSYLGSFRTMLVFGIIEIFGFILLAVQAHLPELRPPECDMKGTIHCLEANGYKAVTLYAALCLVALGSGCLKPNIISHGADQFQRKDLRKLSSFFNAAYFAFSMGQLIALTLLVWVQTYSGMDVGFGVSAAVMAAGLISLVAGTNFYRNKPSCGSIFTPIAQVFVAAITKRKQICPSNPNMLHQPSMDLVRVKPLLHTNKFRFLDKACIKTQGKVMESPWRLCTTEQVHQVKILLSVIPIFACTIIFNTILAQLQTFSVQQGSSMNTHITKTFQIPPASLQAIPYIILIFFVPLYETFFVPLARKVMGNDSGISPLQRIGAGLFLATFSMVAAALVEKKRRESFLEQNVTLSIFWIAPQFLIFGLSEMFTAVGLVEFFYKQSSQKLLLVIDQGREKVG, from the exons atgaaCGAGACATTATATAAGTACCTCCTCGCTCCCCACCTCGTTTATTTATCTTTGTGCCAACTCCTTCTAAAGCAGACCTTATATCTCCCTTTccttgacataattaaagaaattaacaTAGAAAGAGCTATGGATGTTCGTGATCAATCTGAAGAAGCTAAAAGAGGACTACACATGTCCGAGGAATCATCGGACGATCTTTGCGTTGATTCTCGAGGTCGACCATGCAGGCCAAGCAAGCATGGTGGTACAAGAGCTGCCCTCTTTGTTCTAG GTCTCCAAGCTTTTGAGATGATGGCGATCGCAGCTGTTGGAAACAACTTGATCACATACGTGTTCAATGAAATGCATTTCCCTTTGTCCAAATCCGCAAACCTCGTGACTAACTTCATAGGAACGGTGTTTCTTCTCTCGCTTCTTGGTGGCTTCCTCTCTGATTCCTACCTTGGAAGCTTTCGCACCATGCTCGTCTTTGGCATCATCGAAATTTTT GGTTTCATACTATTGGCAGTCCAAGCTCATCTCCCAGAGCTAAGACCACCAGAATGCGACATGAAGGGAACAATACATTGCTTAGAGGCAAATGGTTATAAAGCGGTCACTCTCTACGCCGCACTCTGTTTGGTGGCGTTAGGGAGTGGCTGTCTCAAACCGAACATCATCTCTCACGGTGCCGACCAGTTTCAAAGAAAGGATTTAAGGAAGCTATCGAGTTTCTTCAATGCGGCTTACTTCGCCTTCTCGATGGGTCAACTTATTGCACTCACACTCTTAGTTTGGGTGCAAACGTATTCTGGCATGGACGTTGGTTTTGGTGTCTCCGCGGCTGTTATGGCCGCGGGGTTGATCAGCCTTGTTGCTGGTACTAACTTTTATAGGAATAAACCATCATGTGGTAGCATCTTCACACCAATTGCTCAG GTCTTCGTAGCCGCCATCACTAAACGAAAACAGATTTGTCCTTCAAACCCAAACATGCTTCACCAACCTTCAATGGATCTTGTTCGTGTCAAACCTCTCCTTCATACTAATAAGTTCAG GTTTCTTGACAAGGCTTGTATCAAGACGCAAGGCAAAGTAATGGAGAGTCCATGGAGACTCTGCACAACCGAACAAGTCCATCAAGTCAAGATTCTGTTATCAGTCATACCGATATTCGCATGTACTATCATCTTCAACACCATCTTAGCTCAGCTTCAAACTTTCTCTGTTCAACAAGGAAGCTCTATGAACACACACATCACAAAGACTTTTCAAATCCCACCTGCTTCTCTTCAAGCCATCCCTTACatcattctcatcttcttcgtGCCTCTCTACGAAACGTTCTTCGTCCCACTCGCTAGAAAGGTCATGGGAAACGATTCCGGAATCTCTCCTCTTCAGAGAATCGGCGCTGGACTGTTCTTAGCAACGTTCTCGATGGTTGCAGCCGCAttagtggagaagaagagacgagaaTCGTTCTTGGAACAGAATGTAACGCTCTCGATCTTTTGGATCGCGCCTCAGTTTCTGATATTCGGTTTATCAGAGATGTTTACAGCCGTTGGATTAGTGGAGTTTTTCTACAAACAGTCTTCTCAGA AGTTACTTCTAGTAATAGATCAGGGACGAGAGAAGGTTGGTTAG